The segment GCGGGCGCCTTCTGGATCGGGTTGGAGCCGGACCAGGGGCGGCCGATTTTGCCGTGGTGGGCGAGGAACATGACGCTGTACATCGCGTCGCCCAGCTGTTTGCGGGCGGTGTGGCCCATGGTGATGGTCTTGTCGTAGAACTCGGCGTTGCCATTCAGCGCGGCCTTTGGGGCGTCGTAGATGTTGTGGTAGCTCGCGGCCCACACGATGACCTTGCGGCCCTTGTAATAGTCGTCGGCGAGCCAGGCAAGGTTCTCGCCCATGGCGGCGTCGCGGATGTTGCCCGCATCGCGCGAGCGGACGCGCTGGATGCGCAGCTGCTCGGTGAAGGCGAGCTGGTTCTTGAGGCAGCGGCGCATGAAGTCGATGTCGCGGGGGGCGTGCACGCGGGTCAGGATCTCTCGCTTCTCGTCCAAGGTCTTGATCACGCCCTCGACCGCCTTCATCTGCTCGGTAGGGCGCGAGGTGGGGCCCTCGTCGTACTCGGCGAGCCACTTGCTGAGGTTCTTCACCGCGTCGCGCTGCTCGGTGGGCAGGATGTCGGGTCCCGCCTTGCGGAAGAACACCTCGACCGCGCGGGGGAAGTCGTCGCGGGCGTTGTGCGAAGAGAACTGGCTGTCGAAGCCGGCGAGCTCGACCGGACGCTCGGTGCGGTTGCTGTCGCGCACGTACTCGAGCAGCTCGCGGCACTGCTCCGACGCGGCCCAGATGCCGAACAGGCCGCGCTGGTGGGCCTCCGAGAGCGGGGCGTTGTTGCGCATGCCCTCGTCGACCCATGCCATGTCGAACATGCCCGACTCGAACGCGAGCACGTCAAAGCCCATCTTCTGGTGGAGGAACTTGATGAGGCGCGACTTGGCGAGGAAGCACGCGCCGTCGCCGTGGGTTTGCTCGCCGAGCAGCACGACGCGGGCGTTGCCGATGAGCGGGATGAGCGGCTCGAGGTCGGCGAAGTCCTCGTCGGCGGGTTCGATGGTGCGGATGGGGACTGCGGCCTCTTTGAGGAACGCGACCTTGGCATCTCGCGCCGTAGGTGCGGCGGTGTCCTGGGCGAAGGCGGGCGGGGCGAGAAGCAGGGCCAGGACAGGGATCAGCACGGCAAGGAGGGTGCGGCGCATGCATCCGGTATAGCGAGTCGGGGCGGGGTTGTCGATGGTGAACTGGCGCAGGTTGCCACGGTCTCCGGAACCCGCGGAGCGGGTGGCTTGCAATAGCCCAGGGTGGAGCGAGTCCTCGAGCGGAACCCTGGGTTCCGGAGCGCAGCAGCCGAGCCCCGGAGGGGCGGCCCTTCACTATGTTGGCGCTCATGCGGTGATGTATCCTCCGCGAATGGGGCACACGTTCTCCTCATTGCTCTCGCACCTCGTCTTTTCGACGAAGAACCGCGATCCATGGATCCAACCCGAAATGGAGCAGCGCCTGTTCTCCTACTGCGCAACAGTGGCGCAGTCAGAAGGCGGGCGGATCCTCTGCATGAACGGCATGCCCGATCACGTGCACCTGCTGCTATCCCTCAAACCGACGGTGGCGCCATCGAACTCCGTGCGGGCCATCAAGGCGAACTCGTCGAGGTTCATTCACGAGACGTTCGCGGATCACCGGCGGTTCGCGTGGCAGGGTGGTTACGCGATCTTCTCCGTGAGCGAATCCGTCTCGCCAAAGGTGCGGGGGTACATCGATGACCAGAAATCGCGCCACGGGGCGATGCGCTTCGAGGACGAGTACGTACAGCTGTTGGACCTGCACAACCTGCCGTATGAGACGCAATACCTGTTCGATGATGAATGAGGGCCGCCCCTGCGGGGCTCCACTTTGGCCGCCTGCACACCCAGGGTTCCGCTCGAAGACTCGCTCCACCCTGGGCTACTACAAGGCACCCGCTATGCGGGTTCGGAGCCGGGAGGAAGTGTGGTTCTGACGCCTCGAAGAGGCAGTAGGGCTGACACTCCACCTTGCGGCGGCTCGTACATTCCGAACCGCCTCACGAGCGCGTGGGTCAGAGCGGCGGGGGGCGCGTCGAAGTTGCGCTCGTGGAACAAAAGCGAGATGGCCGCCCAGCGTCCGTACCGGAGGTGAACCGTCGCGGTCCCGTGCTGCAGATCGGCGGTCAGCGGGTGCGAGTAGCTGATGCCCGCGATCCGCTCCGCGGGGATCAGACGCGTCCTCCACCGCCGCTGGAGGCGGAGGCCGTCGGGTGCGATCGCGATGGCGCGGAGTTCGCCGCCACGGAGGAGGTCGAAGGTCTTCAGGAGCCCGACGGCAAACGCGATGCACATGAGCAGCGGGACGAACGTCATTGCAAGCTGGAACGAAGGGCCGTCCCAGCGAAGGTCGGGGTCCGTGAGCATCGCGATCAGAGGCGCCACGGAGATCAGCACGGCCGATGTAGCGGCCACGCATGCCCACTCGAGGCAGACGAGGGGGCGTGATTTTGGTATCGCAGGGAAGAGCGCGACGTGAGTCCGTGCGTCGAAGGGCGCGCTCGCCGATTGCACGGCCTCATCGAACGCTCGAATGCCGGGGATGGGCCCGAAGAGCCGCTCGAGGGTGCCTGTGAACGCCTGGTCTCGCGTCCACTCCGGCGGTGCGAACCACGAGGTCAGCCCCTGCGCTTGAAGGACGTACAGGTGAGAGATGCGGGGCTTGCCCCTAACCTTGCTGCGGCTGAAGCGAATCCCGAGCACCTCCGCACGCGCCAACCGGCGGGGGCGCCCCACCCACGTGCGAATGACCAGTTCATGCGCCGTCGCTGCGACGTACCGGGCCGTCAACGCAATGGCGCCCGCAAGCAGCAGACCGATCGTGCAGAAAGGAAACAGGACAGCGAAGAGAAGGCCCGGGGCCGCATCGGCGCCCGCGGGCCGGTCACGCTCGATCCCTAACGCGAACATCGCGCTGAACCCCCCCACCACGAGCAGGCACGGCCACACCATCGGCCATAGCCGCCCCGACCACTCCACGCGTTCGCCGCCGGGCTGGTCCCCCATGGCTGAATCCCCGCCGCGTCAGTCCTCTTCCAGCGTCTTCTTCCGCCGCAGCACGTGATGGTAGTGCTGCGCAAACCTGTGCGCCTCGTCGCGGAGGGCCTGGCAGAGGCGCAGGCCGGGGTTGTCGCGCCCCAGGCGGATGGGCTCGGTCTTCTGCTGCACGAAGATGAGCTCTTCCTTCTTCGCGAGCGAGATCACCATGGGCGGCTTGACGTCAAGGTGGTCGAAGACCTCGAGCGCGGCGTGCAGCTGGCCCAGGCCGCCGTCGATGATGATGAGGTCGGGGTAGAGCTCCTGGCCGCTGCCGGCCTCGCCGTAGCGGCGGCTCACGACCTCGCGGATGCTGGCGTAATCGTCGTTGCCGCCCTCGACGCTCTTGATGCGGTAGCGGCGGTACTCGCCCTTGAAGGGGCGGCCGTCGATGAAGCAGACCTTGCTGCCCACGGTCTCGCCGCCGCGGAGGTGGGCGATGTCGATGCACTCAATCACGCGCGGGGCGACCTCCATCCCGAGCGTGCGCTGCAGGCTCTTCACGGCCTTGTCGGGCTCCAGGATCAGGTTCTCCGTCTCGGGCTGCCAGTTGTCATCGCGGTCGGCGCGCTCCTCGAGCTTCTCGATGGCGCGGATCTGGTCGCGGATAGCCGCGGCCTTCTCGTACTCCATGCGCTCGCTGGCCGCCTGCATCTCGGCCCGCATCTCGCGGAGCATGACGCTGCGCTTGCTTTCCAGGAAGCGGCAAAAGCGGTCCACGTCGGCGCGGTAGGCGTCCTTGGTGATCTTGTCGGCGCAGGGCGCGGTGCACTGGTTGATGTTGTAGAGCAGGCAGGGGCGGAAGAACTTGTTGCGGGGGTCGCCGTCGACAATGTCGAGCTTGCAGGTGCGGAACTTGAAGCCGCGCTGGAGGTACTGGATGGCCTCGCGGAGCGCTCCGGCGTTGGTGAAGGGTCCGTAGATGCGTGCACCCCGGATCTCGGGGTCCGAGGGGTTGCGCGTCACGAACACGCGGGGGAAGTCCTCGCGGGTGGTCACCGCGAGGTAGGGAAAAGTCTTGTCATCCACCAGCCGCACGTTGAAGCGCGGGTGGATGTCCTTGATGAGGCGGTTCTCGGTGAGCAGCGCTTCCCACTCGGTCTCGCACTGGAGGTACTCAAAGTCCCACACCAGTTCGCGCAGCTGGCTCTTGACGTGCCCCAGGTCTGCGGACGGGACCCAGTACGACGACACACGGTCGGGCAGGCGGCCGGCCTTGCCGACGTAGAGCACCACGCCCTTGTGGTCCTTCATGAGGTACACGCCCGGGTGCGGCGGCAGGTTGCGGGCCTTCTTCAGCAGGCGGGCCAGGCGCGCGTCGGTGCTCTCGGTCCCCCACGGCGGGGGCGTGTCGGCGGGCAGGAAGCCCTCGGCATCCGGGGTTGGGAGGGACGGGTCGTCGGGCACGGTGAACTGTAAGAACGAGATTCGCCAGTGCCCGGAAAGGCAGTTTCATCCATGTGGCACAAACTAGGGTGGTGCCGGCTTCAGCGGGGGAGGTTTCGCTTCGAAGTATCTCGCCATCTCGGTCAGCAGCGTGTCGCCTTGAAGTCGGAGGGAAACGATCCTGAGCCCCAACCAGTGGTCCCAGAAGAGCTCGAACTTGTTGGAGCCACAGTTAAATTGTTGGGCCGCCATATCACCGAGGACGTCCTCCCAAGGCCTGCCAAACTGTGCTTCGAAGCACGCCTCCAGGACAGCTTTCACTGCTGCAATGTCTACATCTTGACGGGGATAATCCCGGTCCAGATCGAGCGTGAGGTGGCCTGAGGCGTCGCGGTAAAGACGTTCGCGCATTACTTCTTCGAAGCGGCATCCGTCGCCGGCGGAGCAGGTTGTGCGGCCTTCACCTTCGCTTCCAGGCGGCCGAAGTACTGCTTGACCACATCCTGCATCTCGCGGGGGATCTGCTGGGTTTCCATGGCCTCGGCGGTCTCCTGGGCGCCCGCGGCGACGGCGGCGGAGAACTCGGCGACCGACTCGCCCTTCACCTGCGGGCCGTTGACCAGGCGCGTGCCGATGATCGGGCCCGAGGTGGTGTTGACCTTGGCCTTCTTCTTTTCGAGGGTGAAGTCCGCGGCCTCGGCATCGGGGCTGAAGCCGCCCTGGCTGTTGCCGGGGCCGCCCGAGCCGCTGCCCTGCTTGTTGGTGTTGCCGGCGCGCCACTTGCCCTGGCCGCCGTTCTCGCACTCGCTCTCGCCCTCGCACTGGCCGAGCGACTCGCCGAGCTCCTTGAGCTGGTTCTTGCACTCGCCGAGCGCGGCCGAGAGGTTCTCCATGTCCTCCGAGAGCATCTCGGCCTCGGAGAGCTCCTGCGCGAGCGCCTCCATGCCCTCCAGGCCCTCCTGCGAGAGACCTTCCTGCGACATGCCCTGCGCGGCCTGGCTCATGGCCTGCGCCATGTTCTGGCACTGGCCCTGGCACTGGCTCATGGCCTTGGCCATCTCCATCAGCTTCTTCTTCTGCGCTTCGCTGAGGTTCTTGGCCTGCTCGAGGGCCTTCTGCATGGCCTCTGGGCTGTTGGCCGCGGCCTTGGCGAGCTCGCTGGCGGACTTCTTGTCCAGGCCCTGCTGCTCGAGCTTCTTCTCGATGTCCTTCTGCTGCTGGGCGATCTGCTCCATCTGCTTGGCGAGGTTCTCAAGCTGCTGCTTGGTGAGCTCGGCCTTGTCCTTGTCCATGCCGCCCTCGTTCATCTGCTTGGTGAGCTCGGCGAGCTGCTCCTGGGCCTTGTTGAAGTCGCCGCGGGCGAGGGCCTTGCTGAACTCATCCAGCGGCCCGGGGCCGGGCTGCTTGAGCTGCTTCATGGCCTCTTTGATGGCGTCGGCCTGAGCGCCCTTCTCGCCGCTCTTCTGTGCCTCGAGCTTGTTGCTGAGGTCGGTGAGCTTCTTCACCGCGGCGCGCTTGATCGCCTCGGGGTCGTTGAGCTCGGGCTTCTTTTCGGGGGCCATCAGGTCGGTCTTGTCCTCGACGAAGCCGACCTTGGCCTTGGCGAGCATGTCCTTCAGGACCTTGTCCTTGTTCTCGATCTCGGCTTTCACGAGCGTGACCTGCTCGCGCTTCTTCTCCTCGGCCGCGGCCTTCTTGTCGTGGCCGAGCAGGTCGAAGCTGGGGAGGAAGAACCACACGAGGAGGGCCGCGGCGGCGGTGGCGATGGGCACGGGCCACAGCGGCGGGGTGTGGAACGGGATCGCCCGCTTCACGTCAACGCGCTTGGCGTTGTCCTCCGCGGTGTCGACCACGGCGCGGGACCAGGGGTCGTCGTTCTTCTGGATCGTCAGGGCGGTGCTGAGGGACTCGCGCAGGCCTGCCCGCTCATCGAGCTCGACCGCGACCTTCAGCGCCTTGCGGCGGCGGATCGCCGCCCACGTGAACGCGCCGACGATCGCGAACGCGCCCGCGCCGATGAATCCCCACTTCCACCACGGGGCGAACTGCTGCGACAGGCCGAAGACCTGCTGCGTCGCGCGGGCCAGCAGGATGGCCGTGACCGAGATGGTCGTGGTGACGGCCAGCGTCTGGAACACGTCCTGGAGCCACAGCCTCCAGGCGGCACGGCGGACAACGCGGCGGACCTCGTTCATGACTGGCTCCTGCGGACCCCGGGGACCTTCATAGGGTACCGCCCCGGGCCGGTTTCGGTGCGGCCTCTCTATAGATCGGACACCGCCGACCCCGAATCAGACGCTCTGAAGGGGGGAATGGTTCGGGCGGGTGGCCTGGGTTGCGCAGGGGTTGCA is part of the Phycisphaerales bacterium genome and harbors:
- a CDS encoding erythromycin esterase family protein; protein product: MRRTLLAVLIPVLALLLAPPAFAQDTAAPTARDAKVAFLKEAAVPIRTIEPADEDFADLEPLIPLIGNARVVLLGEQTHGDGACFLAKSRLIKFLHQKMGFDVLAFESGMFDMAWVDEGMRNNAPLSEAHQRGLFGIWAASEQCRELLEYVRDSNRTERPVELAGFDSQFSSHNARDDFPRAVEVFFRKAGPDILPTEQRDAVKNLSKWLAEYDEGPTSRPTEQMKAVEGVIKTLDEKREILTRVHAPRDIDFMRRCLKNQLAFTEQLRIQRVRSRDAGNIRDAAMGENLAWLADDYYKGRKVIVWAASYHNIYDAPKAALNGNAEFYDKTITMGHTARKQLGDAMYSVMFLAHHGKIGRPWSGSNPIQKAPADTLDAMLHEAGLGFAYLDLKTASGKAGGAWLKEPLTARPLGYAPCTANWTKQCDAFFFTDEMTPSTLRREPKKRVPNTETRRDGEGKGEENKDAKAEHEPRREDLNKEDDH
- the tnpA gene encoding IS200/IS605 family transposase, which produces MGHTFSSLLSHLVFSTKNRDPWIQPEMEQRLFSYCATVAQSEGGRILCMNGMPDHVHLLLSLKPTVAPSNSVRAIKANSSRFIHETFADHRRFAWQGGYAIFSVSESVSPKVRGYIDDQKSRHGAMRFEDEYVQLLDLHNLPYETQYLFDDE
- a CDS encoding excinuclease ABC subunit UvrC codes for the protein MPDDPSLPTPDAEGFLPADTPPPWGTESTDARLARLLKKARNLPPHPGVYLMKDHKGVVLYVGKAGRLPDRVSSYWVPSADLGHVKSQLRELVWDFEYLQCETEWEALLTENRLIKDIHPRFNVRLVDDKTFPYLAVTTREDFPRVFVTRNPSDPEIRGARIYGPFTNAGALREAIQYLQRGFKFRTCKLDIVDGDPRNKFFRPCLLYNINQCTAPCADKITKDAYRADVDRFCRFLESKRSVMLREMRAEMQAASERMEYEKAAAIRDQIRAIEKLEERADRDDNWQPETENLILEPDKAVKSLQRTLGMEVAPRVIECIDIAHLRGGETVGSKVCFIDGRPFKGEYRRYRIKSVEGGNDDYASIREVVSRRYGEAGSGQELYPDLIIIDGGLGQLHAALEVFDHLDVKPPMVISLAKKEELIFVQQKTEPIRLGRDNPGLRLCQALRDEAHRFAQHYHHVLRRKKTLEED